The following are encoded together in the Glycine soja cultivar W05 chromosome 5, ASM419377v2, whole genome shotgun sequence genome:
- the LOC114412806 gene encoding uncharacterized protein LOC114412806: MPPSNFPLRWESTGDRWWYASPIDYAAANGLYDLVTELLHLDTNLLIKLTSLRRIRRLEAVWDDESKFEDVAKCRSKVARNLMIECETGRGHNSLILAGYGGWLLYTAASAGDVDFVLELLGRDPLLVFGEGEYGVTDMFYAAARGKNCEVFKLLLHSALSRKECLGGSEAELEEKLDEGSKVFKRDVMNRAIHAAARGGNWEILKQILGSVSVSQVLSYRDALGCTVLHAAAARGQVEVVRNLIESYDIINSANAQGNTALHVASYKGYLPVVEILVGASPLLATLTNHYGDTFLHMVVAGFRSPGFCRLDKHTELMKQLTSEKIVNMKDIINVRNNDGRTALHVAVIHNIQCDVVELLMSFPSIDLNIRDADGMTPLDHLRLKSRSASSEILIKQLISAGGISNYQDYVTRNALVKHLRTHGIGGSPGTSFRIPDSEILLYTGIENSCDSNYDQASVESNSWSSEINNYDTANSPCNSKSSSVNYGARHLKFLLQSSRRRDTKEAASDLEDDVSVNSFGSRNNLEDFPIPLRQRYSKMCSLPNNKRTLSIRTYLPSPSAKKHFHAGLVQGVIKVKPQMPLPVHSTSNLFQELSISSHSSNNKQKRVDIMGPSCSNRPMDGDGTLQLSYKQGSFNKKLMNRYFSFGAHGQALEDANSCTMSNGSSKHFSSLVA; this comes from the exons ATGCCTCCTTCAAACTTCCCTCTTCGTTGGGAGAGCACAGGAGACCGATGGTGGTATGCATCTCCAATTGATTATGCTGCTGCAAATGGCCTCTATGATCTGGTCACTGAGCTTCTCCACCTTGACACCAACCTCCTCATTAAGCTCACTTCCCTTCGCCGAATTCGCCGCCTTGAAGCCGTGTGGGACGATGAGTCCAAGTTTGAGGATGTTGCCAAGTGCCGGTCCAAGGTTGCAAGGAATCTTATGATTGAGTGTGAGACAGGAAGAGGGCACAACTCTCTTATCCTTGCAGGCTATGGTGGATGGCTTCTCTACACTGCTGCTTCGGCTGGGGATGTAGACTTTGTTCTTGAGTTGTTGGGGAGAGACCCTCTTTTGGTGTTTGGTGAGGGAGAGTATGGTGTCACTGACATGTTTTATGCTGCAGCCAGGGGCAAGAACTGTGAGGTCTTTAAGCTCCTGCTTCATTCTGCTCTTTCAAGAAAGGAGTGCCTTGGTGGCAGTGAAGCAGAATTGGAAGAGAAGTTGGATGAAGGTTCTAAGGTTTTCAAGAGGGATGTGATGAATAGGGCCATTCATGCTGCTGCCAGAGGAGGGAATTGGGAAATACTGAAGCAGATTCTAGGAAGTGTTTCTGTTTCTCAGGTTTTGTCTTATAGAGATGCCCTAGGATGTACTGTCTTGCATGCAGCAGCTGCAAGAGGCCAGGTTGAG GTGGTGAGAAATCTAATTGAATCCTATGATATCATCAACTCAGCTAATGCTCAAGGCAATACAGCATTACATGTGGCCTCTTACAAAGGTTACTTACCCGTGGTAGAGATTCTGGTTGGAGCATCTCCCTTGTTAGCAACGTTAACCAATCACTATGGAGATACTTTTCTTCACATGGTAGTGGCTGGTTTCAGAAGCCCTGGTTTCTGTAGACTGGACAAGCACACTGAGCTCATGAAGCAACTGACAAGTGAAAAGATTGTGAACATGAAGGACATCATCAATGTCAGGAACAATGATGGAAGAACAGCTCTTCATGTTGCTGTGATTCATAATATCCAATGTGATGTAGTGGAATTACTGATGTCTTTTCCATCAATTGATTTGAATATTCGCGATGCTGATGGGATGACCCCCTTGGATCATCTTAGACTAAAATCACGATCAGCATCTTCTGAAATCTTAATCAAGCAGTTAATTTCAGCTGGAGGGATCTCTAATTATCAGGACTATGTGACGAGAAATGCCCTTGTGAAGCATCTTAGGACTCATGGTATTGGAGGCAGTCCCGGAACATCATTTAGAATACCAGATTCTGAGATATTGTTATACACAGGCATTGAGAATTCATGTGATTCCAATTATGATCAGGCAAGTGTAGAATCAAATTCATGGTCAAGTGAAATAAACAACTATGACACAGCCAATTCCCCATGTAACAGCAAGTCTAGTTCTGTCAATTATGGTGCAAGGCACTTAAAGTTTCTGCTCCAAAGTTCTAGAagaagagacacaaaagaagcaGCCTCAGATTTAGAAGATGATGTTTCTGTGAATTCCTTCGGTTCAAGGAACAACTTGGAAGACTTTCCAATCCCATTGAGGCAAAGATACTCAAAAATGTGTTCTCTTCCAAACAACAAAAGAACACTATCTATAAGGACTTATCTTCCTAGTCCTTCAGccaaaaaacattttcatgCAGGTCTAGTACAAGGTGTGATTAAGGTAAAGCCACAAATGCCTCTACCTGTTCATTCAACATCTAATCTTTTTCAAGAACTATCTATCTCTTCTCATTCTTCGAATAATAAGCAAAAACGTGTTGATATAATGGGACCCTCTTGCTCCAATCGACCAATGGATGGTGATGGCACACTACAATTGAGCTATAAGCAGGGCTCTTTCAATAAGAAACTGATGAAtcgatatttttcttttggagcACATGGCCAGGCTTTGGAGGATGCAAATAGCTGCACGATGTCAAATGGCAGTTCCAAGCATTTTAGTTCTTTAGTTGCATAA
- the LOC114411352 gene encoding uncharacterized protein K02A2.6-like, which translates to MLKDCIEFAKGCQECQKHAGIQHVPASELHSIIKPWPFRGWALDLIGEIKPASSKNQRYIIVGIDYFTKWIEAVPLPNVDQKAVISFIQNHIIYWYGIPETITTDQGSVFTGRKMQEFAKETGFRLLTSTPYYAQANGQVEAANKIVINLIKKHIAQKPRNWNKTLDQVLWACRNSPKESTNTTPFRLTYGHDAVLPVEIHLQSARVQKQMDIPIDHYWKMMSDELVDLDEERLRALEVLTKQKERVAKAYNKKVKSKTFNVGDLVWKIILPIDSKDRALGKWSPNWEGPYKIIQIYSNGAYELEELTTQKRTLSINGKYLKKYKPTLLVVKISIE; encoded by the coding sequence ATGTTGAAAGACTGCATAGAATTTGCTAAAGGCTGTCAGGAATGCCAAAAGCATGCAGGAATACAGCATGTACCTGCTAGTGAGTTACACTCCATAATCAAACCTTGGCCTTTCAGAGGATGGGCTTTGGACCTAATTGGTGAAATCAAACCTGCTTCTTCTAAGAACCAGCGTTATATTATAGTTGGTATCGATTACTTTACAAAATGGATCGAAGCAGTCCCTTTGCCAAATGTTGATCAGAAAGCAGTAATTAGTTTCattcaaaatcatattatttattggTATGGTATTCCTGAAACAATTACCACTGATCAAGGTTCAGTTTTTACTGGACGGAAAATGCAAGAATTTGCCAAAGAAACTGGCTTTCGATTATTAACCTCAACACCATATTACGCGCAAGCAAATGGTCAGgtcgaagcagccaataagattgtaattaacttgattaaaaaacacattgcCCAAAAGCCAAGAAATTGGAATAAAACGTTAGATCAAGTTCTATGGGCATGTAGAAATTCTCCTAAGGAATCAACTAATACTACCCCATTTCGACTGACTTATGGGCATGATGCTGTACTTCCGGTCGAAATACATTTGCAATCAGCCAGGGTACAAAAACAAATGGACATTCCAAtcgaccattattggaaaatgatgTCAGATGAGTTGGTTGATTTAGATGAGGAGAGATTAAGAGCATTAGAAGTTTtgactaaacaaaaagaaagagttgctAAAGCTTATAATAAGAAAGTGAAGTCAAAAACTTTTAATGTTGGAGATTTAGTTTGGAAGATTATCCTGCCCATAGATAGTAAGGATCGAGCCTTGGGCAAATGGTCCCCAAATTGGGAAGGACCGTATAAAATAATTCAGATCTATTCGAATGGTGCTTATGAGTTAGAGGAGCTAACCACTCAGAAACGTACTTTGAGCATAAATGGtaagtatttgaaaaaatataaaccaacacTGCTTGTagttaaaataagcatagaataA
- the LOC114411351 gene encoding uncharacterized protein LOC114411351 codes for MSQGQAVPFAGKWHHFTVRTDGEKVVPEPHGDAEQTETWESEVMIPFAVERTVYAFGGPLPDQESLSSTMNKVFPCYPTCEPRIFYSEPYNFNCLSKPHKFFRSAPSIAHRDYLPWLDRVEQAYEDFWKTYGIFDLIQFSRSGPEYRPEMLIAAMHFFESSTNTFQFKCGMMTPTLLDVAALTGLRPNGETYDPTNSSDNIKLVYKENTFSKYIAEHKGPVEEEVSDEEHIAFLTLWLSHYVFCTKSLQVAKRFIPMALQIHEGQNFGFGRLLLAVLYESLGEACDDLKKSKDGSSFLVSGPMWLLQLWLNATFEQEMGLIIPQDYAEEVANRSIEGQRALRLTPKTLDQNPQKLFLKYMRIFLSFDKFLPQHAPFISREVGPAWFTDYFPAVDPDNEEEVNEIWSFYLNPQILSCRTGVQSNYLGLVGYQPNLVSRQFGLSQIRPKSLFEDPRDVIRGANLSEKTFKKFLKISLDENYNLHPFEFNHSHFCTMGFVTWWEKYYSTRSVGDTTIMISRLESGFTQPTVENIRSNLQARGKTIMTKKSAETSRADVRPKKPTGVKIQEWKQEEKSQKKDDSIDTTTTSKRSKHAVVELDEEKDEEEERPLIRKRKLPATSTKSAEQTEAGNSQAQMPKKKKVKQVEPEPSVAVKGGEPIKKKKKKTKPSKEQGDNQPVDVQPPSTDIDGTEVEATPSVAEMGNPVDQPVSPQEQPAVEVQQNVSVEEIPSHARTSPAPETDAVNVEEQGEGQGIGSSSPHGSSQKSSSEENFFDEEGIEEAEAGGSDIYPASSTSKLSASIGIAEDTFIQMQDEDPAAALRLLLNTSQANTSSEKIPGASSSSDAEINSSVRQDCLLLKLSMEYAREDVLKSIEENPSAAFGHLNFLKKLHNPLTSDEILGKVIQIESIIDQFASTVQKKRENGARLDAQKQAHILLLEKARAAQHEVERLTKEAKEGSSEIKACDDNISSWEATITDLLSQVDDLKQKIVTEQAKRKELQEKAANSIQKLVAEKGREGLKAFSASQAVADEARVMESADQVLTKEMATLKKLYEDLVMH; via the exons ATGTCGCAAGGACAAGCAGTTCCGTTTGCTGGGAAGTGGCACCATTTTACAGTCAGGACTGATGGAGAAAAGGTGGTTCCAGAACCACATGGTGACGCCGAACAAACAGAAACCTGGGAATCAGAGGTGATGATCCCTTTCGCAGTGGAAAGAACAGTTTACGCTTTCGGTGGACCCCTGCCAGACCAAGAATCACTTTCGAGTACAATGAACAAGGTATTTCCCTGCTACCCAACTTGCGAACCTAGGATTTTTTATAGTGAGCCttacaactttaattgtttaaGCAAACCCCACAAATTCTTTCGATCCGCCCCGTCAATAGCCCATAGGGATTACCTACCTTGGCTTGATCGAGTCGAACAAGCGTATGAGGATTTCTGGAAGACATATggcatctttgatttgatacaaTTCTCTCGATCTGGTCCTGAATATCGACCAGAAATGCTGATAGCAGCTATGCACTTTTTCGAGTCTTCTACCAACACCTTTCAATTTAAATGTGGTATGATGACCCCTACTCTCTTAGATGTAGCCGCCCTCACAGGCCTTAGGCCTAACGGAGAAACTTATGACCCCACTAATTCTAGTGACAATATCAAGCTAGTATATAAGGAGAATACCTTTTCCAAATATATAGCTGAACACAAAGGACCCGTCGAAGAGGAGGTTTCTGATGAAGAGCACATAGCCTTCTTAACCCTGTGGCTATCCCACTATGTCTTCTGCACGAAATCCTTGCAAGTAGCCAAAAGATTTATTCCAATGGCATTACAAATTCATGAAGGTCAGAACTTTGGATTTGGACGCCTCTTGTTAGCAGTGCTATACGAATCGCTTGGTGAGGCATGCGATGATCTGAAGAAATCGAAGGATGGGTCTTCCTTCTTAGTGTCCGGGCCTATGTGGCTTCTCCAATTGTGGCTTAATGCCACTTTCGAACAAGAAATGGGATTAATAATCCCACAAGATTATGCTGAAGAAGTTGCGAATCGCTCGATCGAAGGCCAGAGAGCACTTCGATTAACACCCAAGACCTTAGATCAAAACCCACAAAAGCTGTTCCTAAAGTACATGAGGATTTTTCTGAGCTTTGACAAGTTTCTTCCCCAACATGCTCCATTCATTAGTCGAGAGGTTGGCCCGGCCTGGTTCACTGACTATTTTCCTGCTGTCGATCCGGACAATGAAGAAGAAGTGAACGAAATATGGTCATTTTACTTGAATCCACAGATCCTGTCTTGTCGTACAGGTGTTCAATCGAACTATTTAGGCTTGGTTGGATACCAGCCTAATTTGGTTTCAAGACAATTTGGCCTCTCGCAAATCCGTCCTAAAAGCTTGTTCGAAGATCCTCGAGACGTTATAAGAGGGGCCAATCTTTCGGAAAAGACtttcaagaagtttttgaagattTCTCTTGATGAAAACTATAACCTGCATCCTTTTGAGTTCAACCATTCCCACTTCTGCACCATGGGGTTTGTTACCTGGTGGGAGAAATATTATTCGACCCGTTCAGTTGGAGACACTACTATCATGATCTCCAGACTTGAGAGTGGTTTTACACAACCAACGGTCGAGAATATCCGCTCAAACCTTCAAGCTCGAG GCAAAACAATCATGACGAAGAAAAGTGCTGAAACATCTCGAGCTGATGTGAGACCCAAGAAACCCACTGGGGTGAAGATCCAAGAATGGAAACAAGAAGAGAAG agTCAAAAGAAAGATGATAGCATTGATACTACCACGACTTCAAAACGCTCGAAGCATGCGGTCGTCGAATTAGACGAAGAGAAAGAT gaagaagaggaaagacctcttataagaaaaagaaagttaccTGCGACTTCGACCAAGTCTGCTGAACAAACAGAGGCAGGCAATTCCCAGGCTCAAATgcctaagaaaaagaaagtgaagcaGGTCGAGCCTGAACCTTCTGTGGCTGTTAAGGGTGGTGAGCCaatcaagaagaaaaagaaaaagaccaagCCTTCAAAAGAACAAGGTGACAATCAACCTGTTGACGTCCAACCACCTTCGACCGATATTGACGGCACTGAAGTAGAGGCTACTCCTTCTGTTGCTGAGATGGGCAACCCTGTCGATCAACCGGTCTCACCACAAGAACAACCTGCCGtcgag GTACAACAAAATGTTTCTGTAGAAGAAATACCCTCACATGCTCGAACATCTCCCGCTCCTGAAACGGATGCAGTGAATGTTGAGGAACAGGGTGAAGGTCAAGGCATTGGATCCAGCAGTCCTCATGGATCGAGTCAGAAAAGTTCATCCGAAGAAAACTTTTTCGATGAAGAGGGCATAGAAGAGGCTGAAGCTGGTGGTTCGGACATTTACCCGGCGTCTTCGACATCTAAGCTTTCCGCTAGCATAGGGATCGCAGAAGATACATTCATTCAAATGCAAGACGAAGACCCTGCTGCAGCCCTTCGACTCCTGCTAAACACAAGTCAAGCCAACACCTCAAGTGAAAAGATTCCTGGTGCTTCGTCCTCATCTGATGCCGAAATAAACTCTTCAGTGCGCCAAGATTGCCTGCTCCTGAAGTTATCAATGGAATACGCACGGGAAGACGTACTTAAATCCATTGAAGAGAACCCCTCTGCTGCTTTTGGGCACCTGaactttttgaagaaattgcacaACCCCCTTACCTCTGATGAGATTCTAGGCAAAGTTATCCAAATCGAGTCCATTATCGATCAATTTGCAAGTACTGTGCAGAAAAAACGCGAAAATGGCGCCAGACTAGATGCCCAGAAACAGGCACATATCCTTCTGCTCGAGAAAGCCCGAGCTGCTCAACATGAAGTCGAACGTCTTACCAAAGAGGCGAAAGAAGGATCTTCTGAGATCAAAGCCTGCGATGATAACATCTCCTCCTGGGAAGCAACTATTACGGATTTGCTGTCTCAGGTCGATGATCTAAAGCAAAAAATTGTGACAGAGCAGGCCAAACGCAAAGAACTCCAGGAGAAGGCCGCTAACTCGATTCAGAAACTGGTTGCTGAAAAAGGGAGGGAAGGCCTGAAGGCCTTTAGCGCATCTCAAGCTGTAGCAGATGAGGCGAGAGTTATGGAGAGTGCTGACCAGGTCTTAACTAAAGAGATGGCCACCTTGAAGAAACTATATGAGGACTTGGTCATGCATTAG